In Rosa chinensis cultivar Old Blush chromosome 1, RchiOBHm-V2, whole genome shotgun sequence, a genomic segment contains:
- the LOC112198056 gene encoding putative disease resistance RPP13-like protein 1 — protein MAGVVGGAFLSASLQVLFDRLASRQVVDFIRGNKLNAGLLRKLEITLLSVNSVLSDAEDKQITNHAVKEWLDELRAAVYDAEDLMADFSSEALEKELQEESESGSSGGIQVKDVKLYLMNALDEWLEPKIEEVVERLEFIAKKKYVLGLKEGIKDVAVRRLPATSLVEESSVYGRDEDREVIVRLLLSDGMDVCGNKICVIPIVGMGGIGKTTLAQLVYNDDEVKGYFDLKAWVCVSEEFDVLRITKTIFETITSAPCGITDLNLLQVKLKDELMAKKFLLVLDDVWNENYIDWDDLKKPFLSGIHGSKIVVTTRSENVALIMGTVPSHRLRQLSDEDCWLLFAKHAFNNVESREQPVLEEMGREIVKKCKGLALAAKMLGGLLRSRLDPDDWHKILTSEIWDSSEETHNILPALRLSYDHLPSHLKQCFSYCSIFPKDYEFGRNELVLLWMAADLLEQPKRKKRMEEVGEEYFHDLISRSLFQQSSTNQSLFVMHDLVNDLAKYVSGEFCLRLEDGVSDKLVRRTRHLSFSRTAHDDFKKFKMLYEAKGLRTFLPLKFQAPYGRFHLSNKVTHDLLPRLRCLRVLSLSQYKLSELPESVGNLKHLRHLDLSHTAIQRLPESVSTLYQLKTLILSCCFSLTELPTNMGRLVNLRHLDISHTKLKEMPLQMSKMKNLQTLTDFVLGKNSGRNIKELRELQQLRGTLSISGLQNVTHDVYAVEANMKAKKYLDELVLKWAGHADDSQYERNVLESLKPHVSLKELKIEYFGGTRFPDWLGDHSFSNMVSLCLKDCKDCCFLPPLGQLPSLKKLCISGLDGVGKVGAEFYGDCAVNKPFKSLEILKLEDMFEWQEWSCFGGDNVGGAFPCLQELYLQRCPKLTGGLPDYLPSLTTLWIFKCQQLVASLPRAPSIRDLKFGYCDGLQLKELPSELHWLRIEGCHVLESIPGHVKETNPCLQELFISDCSSLVSFPKDGLPATLKAIEIENCGRLEIPVDHYYASLESLAIWSSCDSLESFPLELFPNLNNLKIRSCKGLKSLSFSGEPDHELLALSFLEIWDCPSLVSFPDRGLPTPNLTQFKVTDCMNLRSLPELMDKLLSLQYLEISGCPELELFPDGGLPSNLSSLYIWDCNKLVTQRVQWKLKNLVSLRCLSIMGGKRADVQCFPEEGLLPTSLTSLSICGLPNLTSLDKGLQKLTALEKLEISHCRKLQCLPEEGLTPLSYLCIRKCPLLKQSCQRDREDWSKIAHIPCIEIDNDMIL, from the coding sequence ATGGCTGGCGTAGTGGGTGGAGCTTTCCTCTCTGCTTCCCTTCAGGTCTTGTTCGATAGATTGGCTTCTCGTCAAGTCGTTGACTTCATCCGCGGCAACAAGCTCAACGCTGGACTTCTCAGAAAGCTAGAAATCACTCTGCTTTCTGTCAATTCCGTGCTCAGTGATGCCGAGGACAAGCAGATAACCAATCATGCTGTGAAAGAATGGCTTGATGAGCTTAGAGCTGCTGTCTATGATGCCGAGGACCTCATGGCTGACTTCAGCTCTGAAGCTTTGGAGAAAGAGCTTCAAGAGGAATCTGAATCCGGAAGCAGCGGCGGAATTCAGGTAAAAGATGTCAAATTGTATTTAATGAATGCATTGGATGAATGGTTGGAGCCCAAGATAGAGGAAGTTGTTGAAAGGCTAGAGTTTATTGCTAAGAAGAAGTATGTTCTTGGATTGAAAGAGGGTATTAAAGATGTAGCAGTAAGAAGATTGCCTGCAACTTCTTTGGTGGAGGAGTCTAGTGTGTATGGTAGGGATGAGGACAGAGAGGTCATTGTGAGGTTGTTGCTTTCAGATGGTATGGATGTTTGTGGCAATAAGATTTGTGTGATTCCCATAGTGGGTATGGGTGGAATTGGAAAAACCACCCTTGCTCAGCTTGTGTACAATGATGATGAAGTGAAGGGATACTTTGACCTCAAGGCATGGGTGTGTGTTTCGGAAGAATTTGATGTGTTGAGGATAACTAAAACAATTTTCGAGACAATCACTTCGGCGCCTTGTGGTATCACTGATCTTAATTTGCTTCAAGTTAAATTGAAAGATGAACTGATGGCTAAGAAGTTTCTGCTTGTTCTAGATGATGTTTGGAATGAGAACTACATTGATTGGGACGACTTGAAGAAACCTTTCTTGTCTGGGATTCATGGGAGTAAGATTGTTGTGACAACTCGCAGTGAAAATGTTGCATTGATCATGGGCACTGTTCCATCTCATCGTCTGAGACAATTGAGTGATGAAGATTGTTGGCTGTTGTTTGCAAAGCATGCCTTTAACAATGTAGAGTCAAGAGAACAACCAGTCCTAGAAGAAATGGGGAGGGAAATTGTCAAAAAGTGCAAAGGGCTTGCATTAGCTGCAAAAATGCTTGGGGGTCTCCTGCGATCAAGACTAGATCCTGATGATTGGCATAAGATACTTACTAGTGAGATTTGGGATTCGTCTGAAGAAACTCATAACATTCTGCCAGCTCTAAGGTTGAGTTATGACCATCTCCCATCACATTTGAAGCAGTGTTTTTCTTATTGTTCAATATTCCCCAAAGACTATGAGTTTGGAAGGAACGAATTGGTCCTGTTGTGGATGGCTGCAGATCTTTTAGAACaacccaaaagaaagaagaggatgGAAGAAGTGGGAGAAGAGTATTTCCATGATCTAATATCAAGGTCGCTTTTTCAGCAATCTAGTACAAATCAATCACTTTTTGTCATGCATGACCTTGTTAATGATTTGGCTAAATATGTCTCTGGAGAATTTTGTCTTCGGTTGGAGGATGGTGTCTCAGATAAACTGGTAAGAAGGACTCGTCATTTGTCATTTTCTAGAACTGCACATGATGACTTCAAGAAATTTAAGATGTTGTATGAAGCTAAGGGCTTACGCACTTTCCTACCACTCAAATTTCAAGCACCGTATGGACGCTTTCATTTGTCTAACAAGGTAACCCATGATCTTTTACCAAGGCTACGCTGCTTGCGAGTTCTCTCTCTATCGCAGTACAAACTCAGCGAGTTGCCTGAATCAGTGGGAAATTTGAAGCATCTGCGGCATTTGGATCTCTCTCACACTGCAATTCAGAGGTTACCTGAGAGCGTAAGTACCTTATACCAATTGAAAACACTGATACTGTCATGCTGTTTCTCTCTTACTGAGTTGCCAACAAACATGGGAAGACTAGTCAACTTGCGTCATCTGGACATTAGTCATACCAAGTTAAAAGAGATGCCATTACAGATGAGTAAAATGAAGAACCTACAGACATTAACTGATTTTGTTCTTGGCAAAAATAGTGGACGCAACATCAAGGAGTTGAGAGAGCTCCAGCAACTTCGCGGAACACTATCTATTTCAGGACTACAAAATGTAACCCATGATGTGTATGCTGTGGAGGCGAATATGAAGGCTAAGAAGTACCTTGATGAGCTAGTCTTGAAATGGGCTGGTCATGCTGATGATTCACAGTATGAAAGGAATGTACTTGAAAGTCTTAAACCTCATGTGAGTttgaaagaactcaaaattgaaTATTTTGGGGGTACTAGATTTCCAGATTGGCTAGGAGACCATTCCTTCTCCAATATGGTATCTTTATGTCTTAAAGACTGTAAAGATTGCTGCTTCTTGCCACCACTTGGGCAGTTACCGTCTCTTAAAAAGCTTTGTATCTCTGGGTTGGATGGGGTAGGGAAGGTTGGTGCTgagttttatggtgattgtgcAGTAAATAAGCCGTTTAAATCCCTAGAAATTTTGAAGTTAGAGGATATGTTTGAGTGGCAGGAGTGGTCCTGTTTTGGAGGTGACAATGTTGGTGGTGCTTTCCCTTGCCTTCAGGAGCTTTATCTACAACGTTGTCCCAAACTAACAGGAGGGTTACCCGACTATCTTCCATCTCTGACAACACTATGGATTTTCAAATGCCAGCAGCTGGTGGCCTCCCTTCCAAGGGCTCCATCTATCCGTGATTTGAAGTTTGGATATTGTGATGGGTTGCAGTTAAAAGAATTGCCTTCTGAACTGCACTGGCTCAGAATTGAAGGATGCCATGTCCTGGAGTCTATACCTGGTCATGTGAAGGAAACAAATCCTTGTCTTCAGGAGTTATTTATCTCTGACTGTTCTTCTCTGGTGTCATTTCCTAAGGATGGATTACCTGCTACACTGAAAGCCATTGAAATTGAGAACTGTGGGAGGTTAGAGATACCTGTTGACCACTACTATGCTTCCCTTGAAAGCTTGGCCATATGGAGTAGTTGCGATTCTTTAGAGTCCTTTCCATTGGAACTGTTCCCAAACTTGAACAATCTCAAAATTCGGAGCTGCAAAGGTCTAAAATCACTTTCTTTTTCGGGTGAACCAGACCATGAGCTCTTGGCTCTGAGTTTCTTGGAAATCTGGGATTGTCCTAGTTTGGTTTCATTCCCTGATAGAGGGTTGCCAACACCCAACCTGACCCAGTTTAAGGTAACAGATTGTATGAATTTGAGGTCGCTTCCTGAACTGATGGACAAACTTCTATCTCTTCAGTACTTAGAAATATCTGGATGTCCAGAACTTGAGTTGTTTCCTGATGGGGGTTTGCCCTCCAATTTGAGTTCACTCTACATTTGGGATTGCAACAAACTTGTCACACAGAGAGTGCAATGGAAGCTGAAAAATCTTGTTTCTCTCAGATGTTTGAGTATCATGGGTGGAAAGCGGGCTGATGTGCAGTGCTTTCCAGAAGAGGGGCTGCTGCCTACCTCTCTTACCTCTCTCTCCATCTGTGGACTTCCAAATCTAACATCACTTGATAAAGGGCTTCAAAAACTCACAGCTCTTGAAAAATTGGAAATCAGCCACTGTCGTAAGCTCCAGTGCTTACCTGAAGAGGGGCTGACACCTCTTTCATATCTTTGCATCCGCAAATGTCCTTTGTTAAAACAAAGCTGCCAGAGGGATAGAGAAGATTGGTCCAAGATAGCACATATCCCCTGCATTGAGATTGATAATGACATGATTTTATGA